One Actinoplanes missouriensis 431 DNA segment encodes these proteins:
- a CDS encoding vanadium-dependent haloperoxidase, with protein MAHRVRFRALAAATLAAALAVTASTAGAASAGVASAARPATAANPVIVWNIHAQTAIYEVGRQSPTAGTRSFAMVQGAVYDAVNAIAGTPYRPYLVAPAGGRGYSTAAAVATAAHDVLRSLFPAQADALRARYDEALAGIDDGRAKRGGIRVGAEAAAAMIADRQGDGAFSDVTWPVGTEPGQYRLTPPGYVQAGGWFPFLRPFVVDDPAAFRVTGPPALTSAAYARQLNEVKAVGAAASTTRTPDQTDAAIWWDDYRQVEWHIKRELSADHRLSPLQTARMLAMVDIATVDTMISCYREKRHWSFWRPVTAIPLADTDGNPATGADPAWTPLRTTAPSPEWPSGHACYTSAIMTALRAFFGRDDLAFSAFSEASGTTRHFGSLRAARAELMEARIWAGVHYRGATVQGDRLGATVTREVLAEQFGRR; from the coding sequence ATGGCACATCGTGTTCGTTTCCGCGCACTGGCCGCCGCGACGCTGGCAGCAGCGCTCGCCGTGACCGCGTCCACCGCCGGCGCGGCGTCCGCAGGAGTGGCGTCCGCCGCGCGGCCCGCGACCGCCGCCAATCCCGTCATCGTCTGGAACATCCACGCGCAGACCGCCATCTACGAGGTCGGCCGCCAGTCGCCCACGGCGGGCACGCGCAGCTTCGCCATGGTGCAGGGCGCCGTCTACGACGCGGTCAACGCGATCGCCGGCACGCCGTACCGCCCCTACCTCGTGGCCCCCGCCGGGGGACGGGGATATTCGACGGCGGCAGCCGTCGCCACGGCCGCTCACGACGTACTCCGATCGCTGTTCCCGGCCCAGGCGGACGCCCTCCGTGCGCGGTACGACGAAGCGCTCGCCGGGATCGACGACGGCCGGGCGAAGCGCGGCGGCATCCGTGTCGGCGCCGAGGCGGCAGCCGCGATGATCGCGGACCGGCAGGGCGACGGCGCGTTCTCCGACGTGACGTGGCCGGTCGGGACCGAACCCGGTCAGTACCGGCTCACGCCGCCGGGATATGTGCAGGCGGGCGGCTGGTTCCCGTTTCTGCGGCCGTTCGTGGTCGACGACCCCGCCGCCTTCCGCGTGACCGGGCCGCCCGCGCTGACCAGCGCCGCCTATGCCCGCCAGCTCAACGAGGTCAAGGCGGTCGGCGCGGCCGCCAGCACGACCCGAACCCCGGACCAGACCGACGCGGCGATCTGGTGGGACGACTACCGGCAGGTGGAGTGGCACATCAAGCGGGAGCTCTCCGCGGATCACCGGCTCAGCCCGCTGCAGACCGCGCGGATGCTCGCCATGGTCGACATCGCCACCGTGGACACCATGATCTCCTGTTACCGGGAGAAGCGGCACTGGAGCTTCTGGCGGCCGGTGACCGCAATTCCGCTGGCGGACACCGACGGCAACCCCGCCACCGGCGCCGACCCGGCCTGGACGCCGCTGCGCACCACCGCGCCCTCGCCGGAATGGCCCTCCGGCCACGCCTGCTACACCAGCGCGATCATGACGGCGCTGCGGGCGTTCTTCGGCCGCGACGACCTGGCGTTCAGCGCCTTCAGCGAGGCGTCCGGCACGACCCGGCACTTCGGCAGTCTCCGGGCGGCCCGCGCCGAGCTGATGGAGGCACGGATCTGGGCCGGCGTGCACTACCGGGGCGCGACCGTGCAGGGCGATCGGCTCGGCGCCACGGTCACCCGCGAGGTGCTGGCCGAGCAGTTCGGGCGTCGCTGA
- a CDS encoding lipase family protein has translation MSMLQLRRVVPLAIGPLLAFGLPAPASAAAPGSAPGSVIASTPLPGKEAPGSTATSITYWTQDSLDQPRQALATIYVPTGTAPAGGWPILANAHVTAGLGDDCAYTDDYGTAAADVNVVSPWIKAGFAFVATEYIGIGTEGSHAYLDADAEANAVIDSVRAARATTPALSSSYVVNGISQGGHATLATAAKAKERAPELRLAAAMADAPATKVEGYIPLAGPYIPPLPAPDYTTYVSYILAGLETARPSFDLNAYLTPAGRAIVDDAHRLCYFDMNTRTQGIGIGQMLKKPLNTGSFPSVLRDVTALPVSGFDAPVLVNQGRFDVVAFPFLTDLQVTEMRVHGANVTYRHYATGHNVWAQALPNNIAFARKHLAG, from the coding sequence CCCCTGGCGATCGGCCCGCTCCTGGCCTTCGGGCTGCCGGCTCCGGCATCGGCCGCCGCACCGGGCAGCGCGCCCGGCTCGGTGATCGCGTCGACGCCGCTGCCCGGCAAGGAGGCGCCCGGAAGCACCGCGACGTCGATCACCTACTGGACGCAGGACTCGCTGGACCAGCCGCGGCAGGCGCTCGCCACCATCTACGTGCCGACCGGCACGGCCCCGGCGGGCGGCTGGCCGATCCTGGCGAACGCCCACGTCACGGCCGGGCTCGGTGACGACTGCGCCTACACCGACGACTACGGGACGGCCGCGGCGGACGTCAACGTGGTCAGCCCGTGGATCAAGGCGGGCTTCGCGTTCGTCGCCACCGAGTACATCGGCATCGGCACCGAGGGCTCGCACGCCTACCTGGACGCCGACGCCGAGGCCAACGCGGTGATCGACTCGGTGCGCGCGGCGCGTGCCACCACCCCGGCGCTGTCCAGCAGTTACGTGGTGAACGGCATCTCGCAGGGCGGCCACGCCACCCTCGCCACCGCGGCGAAGGCCAAGGAGCGGGCGCCGGAGCTGCGGCTCGCCGCGGCCATGGCGGACGCGCCGGCCACCAAGGTGGAGGGTTACATCCCGCTCGCCGGGCCGTACATCCCGCCGCTGCCGGCGCCGGACTACACCACCTACGTCTCCTACATCCTCGCCGGCCTGGAGACGGCCCGGCCGAGCTTCGACCTGAACGCCTATCTCACCCCGGCCGGGCGGGCGATCGTCGACGACGCGCACCGGCTCTGCTACTTCGACATGAACACCCGTACCCAGGGCATCGGGATCGGCCAGATGCTGAAGAAGCCGCTCAACACCGGGTCGTTCCCGTCGGTGCTGCGGGACGTGACGGCGCTGCCGGTCTCCGGTTTCGACGCGCCGGTGCTGGTGAACCAGGGCCGGTTCGACGTGGTCGCCTTCCCGTTCCTGACCGACCTGCAGGTCACCGAGATGCGGGTGCACGGCGCGAACGTCACCTACCGCCACTACGCGACCGGCCACAACGTGTGGGCGCAGGCGCTGCCGAACAACATCGCCTTCGCCCGCAAGCACCTCGCGGGCTGA
- a CDS encoding lytic polysaccharide monooxygenase auxiliary activity family 9 protein — protein sequence MPPHESTRLRRPAQVLIVLLATMLSLLPSVGAAQAHGTIINPASRAYQCWKTWGSQHMNPAMQQQDPMCWQAFQANPDTMWNWMSALRDGLGGQFQARTPDGQLCSNGLTRNDSLNQPGAWKQTTLSRNFTVQLYDQASHGADYFRVYVSKQGFNPATQKLGWGNLDFITQTGRYAPAQNISFDISTSGYTGHHVLFVIWQASHLDQAYMWCSDVNFA from the coding sequence GTGCCCCCACACGAGTCCACTCGGCTCCGCCGGCCCGCCCAGGTGCTGATCGTCCTGCTGGCCACGATGCTCAGCCTGCTGCCCTCGGTCGGGGCGGCTCAGGCCCACGGCACGATCATCAACCCGGCGTCCCGCGCGTACCAGTGCTGGAAGACCTGGGGCAGCCAGCACATGAACCCGGCCATGCAACAGCAGGACCCGATGTGCTGGCAGGCGTTCCAGGCCAACCCGGACACCATGTGGAACTGGATGAGCGCCCTGCGTGACGGCCTGGGCGGCCAGTTCCAGGCCCGCACCCCCGACGGGCAGCTCTGCAGCAACGGCCTGACCCGCAACGACAGCCTGAACCAGCCCGGCGCCTGGAAGCAGACGACGCTGAGCCGCAACTTCACGGTCCAGCTGTACGACCAGGCCAGTCACGGCGCCGACTACTTCCGCGTCTACGTGAGCAAGCAGGGGTTCAACCCCGCCACCCAGAAGCTCGGCTGGGGCAACCTCGACTTCATCACGCAGACCGGCAGGTACGCGCCCGCACAGAACATCTCGTTCGACATCTCCACCTCGGGTTACACCGGGCATCACGTGCTCTTCGTCATCTGGCAGGCCTCCCATCTGGACCAGGCCTACATGTGGTGCAGCGACGTGAACTTCGCCTGA